The Primulina eburnea isolate SZY01 chromosome 6, ASM2296580v1, whole genome shotgun sequence genome contains a region encoding:
- the LOC140833446 gene encoding homogentisate phytyltransferase 1, chloroplastic-like isoform X1: protein MPANTSADDMSIGRLGRDYGEPQPQHRQRISNKPRHVLRTHLEKDDGIVHVKSLSESSLLYGLYQFSRPHTILGTILGITSVSTLALNSWTQVSPVFLLEVFKAIVPTFFMNIFVVGLNQIYDVEIDKVNKPYLPLASGVMSMKLGVEVVVISLIMSLALGMISGSPALMVALLCLFLLGSLYSIELPLLRWKRHPFLAATTIVIARALVIQFAYFIHIQVYVLGEPLVLSRGVIFAACFMLLFTSVISLFKDIPDVEGDEMHGFKSFSVVLGQERVFWMCINILMAAYGGAMAIGVSSSSLSNKIVTVLGHFSLASLLMYRALRIDISTAGSVYGFYMFIWKLFYAEYFLIPFMH, encoded by the exons ATGCCTGCAAATACTTCGGCAGATGATATGAGCATCGGCAGACTTGGCCGTGACTATGGGGAGCCTCAGCCGCAACATCGGCAGAGGATCAGCAATAAGCCCAGACACGTACTCAGAACGCATCTGGAAAAAGATGATGGCATTGTACATGTGAAGAGCTTAAGTGAAAGTAGCTTATTGTATGGTCTCTATCAGTTTTCACGTCCACATACCATACTCGGAACG ATTCTGGGCATAACATCAgtttccactctggccttgaaTTCGTGGACTCAAGTGTCACCTGTTTTTCTTTTGGAAGTGTTCAAG GCAATTGTTCCAACCTTTTTTATGAATATATTTGTGGTTGGACTCAACCAAATATATGATGTTGAAATAGACAAG GTGAACAAACCCTATCTTCCTTTAGCTTCTGGAGTAATGTCAATGAAGTTGGGGGTTGAAGTCGTGGTTATATCTCTTATAATG AGTCTTGCCTTGGGAATGATATCTGGATCACCGGCCCTAATGGTTGCTCTCCTTTGCTTGTTTTTACTAGGAAGTTTATACTCCATAGAG TTACCTTTATTGAGGTGGAAACGACATCCATTTCTTGCAGCAACAACCATTGTAATAGCTCGGGCTCTAGTGATTCAATTCGCTTACTTTATTCATATACAG GTGTACGTTCTTGGTGAACCATTAGTGCTTTCAAGGGGAGTTATATTTGCGGCTTGTTTCATGCTCCTATTTACCAGCGTTATTTCCTTGTTCAAG GACATACCTGATGTTGAAGGAGACGAAATGCATGGTTTTAAATCATTCAGCGTCGTGCTTGGGCAAGAACGT GTATTTTGGATGTGTATTAACATACTTATGGCGGCTTATGGTGGTGCCATGGCCATAGGAGTTTCTTCCTCTTCTTTATCGAACAAAATTGTCACT GTTTTGGGCCATTTTTCACTTGCGTCTCTTCTCATGTATCGAGCCCTCCGGATTGATATATCCACTGCAGGATCTGTCTATGGTTTTTACATGTTCATATGGAAG CTTTTCTATGCAGAATATTTCTTGATTCCTTTTATGCACTGA
- the LOC140833446 gene encoding probable homogentisate phytyltransferase 1, chloroplastic isoform X2, with the protein MPANTSADDMSIGRLGRDYGEPQPQHRQRISNKPRHVLRTHLEKDDGIVHVKSLSESSLLYGLYQFSRPHTILGTILGITSVSTLALNSWTQVSPVFLLEVFKAIVPTFFMNIFVVGLNQIYDVEIDKSLALGMISGSPALMVALLCLFLLGSLYSIELPLLRWKRHPFLAATTIVIARALVIQFAYFIHIQVYVLGEPLVLSRGVIFAACFMLLFTSVISLFKDIPDVEGDEMHGFKSFSVVLGQERVFWMCINILMAAYGGAMAIGVSSSSLSNKIVTVLGHFSLASLLMYRALRIDISTAGSVYGFYMFIWKLFYAEYFLIPFMH; encoded by the exons ATGCCTGCAAATACTTCGGCAGATGATATGAGCATCGGCAGACTTGGCCGTGACTATGGGGAGCCTCAGCCGCAACATCGGCAGAGGATCAGCAATAAGCCCAGACACGTACTCAGAACGCATCTGGAAAAAGATGATGGCATTGTACATGTGAAGAGCTTAAGTGAAAGTAGCTTATTGTATGGTCTCTATCAGTTTTCACGTCCACATACCATACTCGGAACG ATTCTGGGCATAACATCAgtttccactctggccttgaaTTCGTGGACTCAAGTGTCACCTGTTTTTCTTTTGGAAGTGTTCAAG GCAATTGTTCCAACCTTTTTTATGAATATATTTGTGGTTGGACTCAACCAAATATATGATGTTGAAATAGACAAG AGTCTTGCCTTGGGAATGATATCTGGATCACCGGCCCTAATGGTTGCTCTCCTTTGCTTGTTTTTACTAGGAAGTTTATACTCCATAGAG TTACCTTTATTGAGGTGGAAACGACATCCATTTCTTGCAGCAACAACCATTGTAATAGCTCGGGCTCTAGTGATTCAATTCGCTTACTTTATTCATATACAG GTGTACGTTCTTGGTGAACCATTAGTGCTTTCAAGGGGAGTTATATTTGCGGCTTGTTTCATGCTCCTATTTACCAGCGTTATTTCCTTGTTCAAG GACATACCTGATGTTGAAGGAGACGAAATGCATGGTTTTAAATCATTCAGCGTCGTGCTTGGGCAAGAACGT GTATTTTGGATGTGTATTAACATACTTATGGCGGCTTATGGTGGTGCCATGGCCATAGGAGTTTCTTCCTCTTCTTTATCGAACAAAATTGTCACT GTTTTGGGCCATTTTTCACTTGCGTCTCTTCTCATGTATCGAGCCCTCCGGATTGATATATCCACTGCAGGATCTGTCTATGGTTTTTACATGTTCATATGGAAG CTTTTCTATGCAGAATATTTCTTGATTCCTTTTATGCACTGA